One window of Biomphalaria glabrata chromosome 6, xgBioGlab47.1, whole genome shotgun sequence genomic DNA carries:
- the LOC106074464 gene encoding uncharacterized protein LOC106074464 — MEVFYSFAFSLAFVAMVTTALVACAMRRKPKVQRQPNITPYGYDVINRVSTTEGGLYLHPSIDGGNDYVNDSVTSNNVTPSTDQSQRQRVSNVDIADDGYDLPLFVKSAKTLPTPKRAKYHPQRSKDKCNVLIMTYGSETRISLDGKEVKSATLTREHCGVTSANKSSSLGKLNEPTPHRHVAKPILPIHSISSETRLPTNGSEAIQAENNETHFKLNNKPLVGLALSKHNLLDIQLNRTLLTNPNILFVNNEQLNKNEISPKELSEEDLTKEDKEANKASIQSDSSPENNVLFRVGL; from the exons ATGGAGGTCTTCTACTCTTTCGCTTTCAGCTTAGCGTTCGTAGCCATGGTAACCACAGCTTTAGTGGCCTGCGCGATGCGGCGAAAGCCAAAGGTCCAAAGACAACCCAACATAACCCCCTATGGTTATGACGTCATAAACAGAGTCTCCACAACTGAGGGCGGTCTCTACCTTCATCCTTCCATAG ATGGAGGCAATGATTATGTCAATGATTCTGTCACGAGCAATAACGTCACTCCCTCCACTGACCAAAGTCAACGACAAAGAGTCTCGAATGTTGATATAGCTGACGACGGATACGACCTGCCCCTATTTGTCAAAAGTGCAAAAACGCTGCCAACTCCAAAACGAGCAAAATATCATCCCCAACGCTCGAAAGACAAATGCAATGTTTTGATTATGACTTATGGCTCAGAAACGCGAATTTCGTTAGACGGAAAAGAGGTGAAATCAGCCACTCTTACCAGGGAACACTGTGGTGTTACATCTGCTAATAAATCATCTTCTTTAGGGAAACTAAATGAACCTACACCGCATCGCCACGTGGCCAAACCAATCTTGCCTATTCATAGTATTAGTTCTGAAACAAGATTACCTACAAATGGAAGTGAGGCGATACAAGCTGAAAACAACGAGACGCATTTCAAACTGAACAATAAGCCCTTAGTAGGCCTAGCTCTTTCTAAACACAATTTACTAGACATACAGTTGAACAGAACACTGTTAACAAACCCAAacatactttttgtaaacaatgaACAACTCAACAAGAATGAGATTTCACCGAAGGAACTCTCTGAAGAAGATTTGACAAAAGAAGATAAAGAAGCCAATAAGGCTTCCATTCAATCTGATTCAAGTCCAGAGAATAATGTTTTATTCCGAGTTGGACTTTAA